From a region of the Abditibacteriaceae bacterium genome:
- a CDS encoding sugar phosphate isomerase/epimerase yields the protein MPFTTANLAVQMYTIRDFITTEKDLAESLKKIKDIGYNAVQLSAVGAMNGESPEVSAARARQLLDDNGLKCIATHRSWDDLANKTEQEIEFHQTLGCDYAAIGSLPGGFGTPGAEAYSGWARDAQPTIARLKEAGIGFGYHNHAFEFARVEPGDSHNPQTFFDLLVENGGNDLTFEIDVYWIDHSGANARKWIEKLNGKIPVIHIKDKEMVGNDPHMAPIGEGNLDWDELLPALDKSGTQWVAVEQDTCRRDPFDCLKSSFEFLKNHSSFR from the coding sequence ATGCCTTTTACGACAGCGAACCTCGCGGTGCAGATGTATACCATTCGCGATTTCATCACCACAGAAAAAGATTTGGCTGAAAGCCTCAAGAAAATTAAAGATATTGGCTACAATGCTGTGCAGCTCTCCGCGGTCGGCGCGATGAATGGCGAGAGCCCTGAAGTTTCTGCGGCACGCGCTAGACAGTTACTCGATGATAACGGTCTGAAATGTATTGCGACCCACCGCAGTTGGGACGATTTGGCTAATAAAACCGAGCAGGAAATCGAGTTTCACCAAACGCTTGGCTGCGATTATGCTGCGATTGGCTCGCTTCCAGGTGGCTTTGGAACTCCTGGCGCCGAAGCCTATTCAGGTTGGGCGCGCGACGCGCAGCCGACGATTGCCCGATTGAAAGAAGCAGGCATTGGCTTTGGCTACCATAACCACGCGTTTGAGTTTGCGCGCGTCGAACCCGGCGACTCGCACAACCCGCAAACTTTTTTCGATTTGCTGGTGGAGAACGGTGGCAACGACTTAACTTTTGAAATCGACGTTTACTGGATCGATCATTCAGGTGCGAACGCGCGCAAATGGATCGAGAAACTCAACGGCAAAATCCCTGTCATTCACATCAAAGACAAAGAAATGGTCGGCAACGATCCGCACATGGCGCCGATTGGCGAAGGCAACCTCGATTGGGATGAGCTGTTGCCCGCGCTGGACAAAAGCGGAACACAATGGGTCGCCGTTGAACAAGACACCTGCCGCCGCGACCCGTTCGACTGTCTCAAAAGCAGCTTCGAGTTCTTGAAGAATCATTCTTCTTTTCGGTAG
- a CDS encoding nuclease A inhibitor family protein: protein MLISSDAVRQTLESACQGLLYPSDTDAPFEPFFWPEEDPGPLTPQELTRLAGVAAETPVKTVRVETLFRPVTKQEEWHNDAEKMQIKSFENLLATIKATLDDVKVYRVGKTTIDVYIVGSTEGGYAGLKTRVVES, encoded by the coding sequence ATGCTCATATCTTCTGATGCCGTTCGCCAAACTTTAGAAAGCGCGTGTCAGGGATTACTTTATCCCAGCGATACGGATGCGCCGTTTGAGCCTTTCTTTTGGCCGGAAGAAGACCCTGGCCCTCTCACACCGCAAGAATTAACCCGACTGGCTGGCGTTGCAGCGGAAACTCCAGTAAAAACGGTGAGGGTAGAAACCTTGTTTCGTCCGGTAACGAAACAAGAAGAGTGGCACAACGATGCTGAAAAAATGCAGATTAAAAGCTTTGAGAACTTGCTGGCCACGATAAAAGCGACGCTCGACGATGTGAAGGTTTATCGCGTCGGCAAAACCACCATCGACGTTTATATTGTGGGTTCAACGGAAGGTGGCTACGCGGGCCTCAAAACGCGGGTTGTTGAAAGCTAA
- a CDS encoding DNA/RNA non-specific endonuclease, producing MNLRCKSFVVVSAFIIAAFAGCSRKPTTTVPQPTPQPQQGKRPLAGRPAPAGEENDGLLLGNPSNAGRSANNYLIERPQMATSYNATNGGPNWVAWHLEKSDLGKVKRGDFTPDPLLPDDWQIRPSDYRGSGYDRGHVCPSGDRTRTKRDNAATFVMSNMLPQAAALNQQVWKDLEEYERDLTKSNELYVIAGGNGSAGRIANGRVNVPATCWKIIVVLPRGDNDLSRINADTRVIAVSMPNREREEIADSKWSQWITTVAQLEKTTGYDFLSALPDNIERALEQKVDSGRAERV from the coding sequence ATGAATCTTCGGTGTAAATCTTTTGTTGTCGTTTCTGCTTTCATTATCGCGGCTTTTGCAGGCTGTTCGCGCAAGCCTACGACCACAGTGCCGCAACCAACGCCCCAGCCGCAGCAAGGAAAGCGCCCGCTAGCGGGACGGCCCGCTCCTGCCGGTGAAGAAAACGACGGACTGTTGCTTGGGAATCCGAGTAATGCTGGCCGCAGTGCTAACAATTACCTAATCGAGCGCCCGCAGATGGCGACAAGCTATAACGCAACCAATGGCGGTCCCAACTGGGTGGCGTGGCACCTGGAAAAAAGTGATCTCGGCAAGGTAAAGCGCGGCGATTTCACTCCCGACCCGCTACTGCCTGATGATTGGCAAATTCGCCCCAGCGATTATCGCGGCAGCGGCTACGACAGGGGCCATGTTTGTCCCAGCGGCGACCGCACGCGCACCAAGCGGGATAACGCTGCGACTTTCGTGATGAGCAACATGTTGCCTCAAGCGGCGGCGCTCAATCAGCAGGTGTGGAAGGACCTCGAAGAATACGAGCGCGATCTTACCAAAAGCAACGAGCTTTACGTGATTGCGGGCGGCAACGGCTCCGCCGGACGCATCGCCAATGGACGCGTTAATGTGCCTGCGACTTGCTGGAAAATTATCGTTGTCTTGCCGCGCGGCGACAACGACCTGAGCCGCATCAACGCGGATACCCGCGTCATCGCCGTTTCGATGCCCAACCGCGAGCGCGAAGAAATCGCCGACTCGAAATGGTCGCAGTGGATTACAACAGTCGCACAATTGGAAAAGACGACTGGCTACGATTTCCTTTCGGCCCTGCCCGATAATATCGAACGCGCCTTAGAGCAGAAAGTCGATAGTGGTCGCGCCGAACGCGTTTAG
- the galK gene encoding galactokinase, producing MTIIESVEAEFSSRFGASGTTVRAPGRVNLIGEHVDYNDGFVLPMALSLETVIRFRPREDNRVVVYAPAFEAEAQFTLDHITRRDDWSDYIAGVAVELNKLGVPLRGFDGIVDSTVPMASGLSSSAALEVAAAMVFLHLAGQTMSRPEIALLCQRAENQFMGVNCGIMDQMAVAACEKNHALLLDCRSLEMRQVPFVLSTHSVVVTDSAAPRELADSAYNERRAQCEEGLAILQRSLPDAKSLRDISADELNKHIGEMTPVVGMRVRHVVEEIARTQYAVAALEGGDLQAFGVAMNASHRSLADLYEVSSPELDWLTNWACEQPGVLGSRLTGAGFGGCTVSLVANAHVKEFLENLPIQYKLAMGRDARCWVCQAASGASICA from the coding sequence ATGACTATTATCGAATCTGTAGAAGCCGAATTTTCCAGTCGCTTTGGCGCAAGCGGGACAACGGTGCGCGCACCGGGGCGCGTGAACCTCATCGGCGAGCACGTCGATTACAACGATGGCTTTGTGTTGCCGATGGCGCTTTCGCTCGAAACCGTGATTCGCTTTCGTCCGCGCGAAGACAATCGCGTCGTCGTTTACGCGCCAGCCTTCGAAGCCGAAGCGCAATTCACGCTCGACCACATCACGCGGCGCGACGATTGGAGCGATTACATCGCAGGCGTCGCAGTTGAATTGAACAAACTCGGCGTGCCCTTGCGCGGCTTCGATGGCATTGTCGATTCGACGGTGCCGATGGCTTCGGGCCTGAGTTCGTCGGCGGCTCTCGAAGTTGCCGCAGCGATGGTATTCCTGCATCTCGCGGGACAAACGATGTCGCGCCCCGAAATCGCCCTGCTCTGCCAGCGCGCCGAAAATCAGTTCATGGGCGTCAACTGCGGCATTATGGATCAGATGGCGGTTGCGGCGTGTGAAAAGAACCATGCGTTGCTGCTCGATTGCCGTTCGCTCGAAATGCGCCAAGTGCCGTTCGTGCTTTCGACGCACAGCGTTGTCGTTACCGATTCGGCGGCGCCACGCGAACTGGCCGATTCGGCTTACAACGAGCGGCGCGCGCAATGCGAGGAAGGTTTGGCGATTTTGCAACGGTCGCTGCCCGATGCGAAATCGTTGCGCGACATCTCCGCCGACGAACTTAATAAACACATCGGCGAAATGACACCCGTTGTTGGAATGCGCGTGCGTCACGTTGTGGAAGAAATTGCGCGCACTCAGTATGCGGTTGCGGCGCTCGAAGGCGGCGACCTTCAAGCCTTCGGCGTTGCGATGAATGCTTCGCACCGTTCCCTAGCCGATTTGTACGAGGTGTCTTCGCCCGAACTCGATTGGCTTACAAACTGGGCGTGTGAACAGCCGGGCGTTCTGGGAAGCCGTCTCACCGGCGCGGGCTTTGGCGGCTGTACGGTTTCGCTCGTTGCCAACGCACACGTCAAAGAATTTCTCGAAAATTTGCCGATTCAATACAAGCTGGCGATGGGCCGTGATGCGCGCTGCTGGGTTTGTCAGGCCGCATCAGGCGCTTCGATTTGTGCCTAA
- the galT gene encoding galactose-1-phosphate uridylyltransferase, with product MNLTQFSMNKTPVRMDDGRTLTYYDFAPAGEAPPYLAQHQQAAAQFAVAGPRILPLPPEMRWNPTLGEWTVYAANRMSRPMLPSADACPLCPGILELPLPYQIAIFENRAPSMAYIPGEVALPATEGVFEATAPARGRCDLVVYDQAHGGKLAHMTPNHIAALVEAWRDRYTELVELPEIQFVSIFENKGREAGMTLDHPHGQIYAFPFLPPQLAAHWKQTLSVPDLWNKIVEREQNGSRVIAQTEGFLAAIPYYARYPYEVHIWAKRDGVHSLTQMTPAERGELAAILKNITLRYENLWPDAKYGFPTLMLMQQLSKLDGVEKYRFHIELLPLQRSVDKLKYRACIESGTGAFLNDALPENQAAELRQSVPHEVELPSITFA from the coding sequence GTGAACCTCACTCAATTCTCGATGAATAAAACGCCTGTCCGCATGGACGACGGGCGCACCTTAACCTATTACGATTTCGCGCCTGCAGGCGAAGCGCCGCCTTATCTGGCGCAGCACCAGCAAGCCGCCGCGCAGTTTGCGGTTGCTGGCCCTCGCATCTTGCCATTGCCACCCGAAATGCGCTGGAATCCGACTCTGGGTGAGTGGACTGTTTATGCTGCCAACCGCATGAGCCGTCCGATGCTGCCTTCGGCGGATGCGTGCCCGCTGTGCCCCGGAATTCTGGAATTGCCATTGCCGTATCAAATCGCGATTTTCGAGAATCGCGCGCCGTCGATGGCTTATATTCCCGGCGAAGTTGCGTTACCTGCAACCGAGGGCGTTTTTGAAGCGACGGCTCCGGCGCGCGGGCGGTGCGATTTGGTGGTTTACGATCAGGCGCACGGCGGCAAGCTGGCGCACATGACGCCGAATCACATCGCGGCTCTGGTTGAGGCGTGGCGCGACCGTTACACCGAATTGGTGGAGTTGCCCGAGATTCAGTTCGTTTCGATCTTCGAGAATAAAGGCCGCGAGGCCGGAATGACGCTCGACCATCCGCATGGGCAGATTTATGCGTTTCCCTTTTTGCCGCCGCAACTCGCCGCGCACTGGAAGCAAACACTCAGCGTTCCCGATTTGTGGAACAAAATCGTCGAGCGCGAGCAAAACGGCTCACGCGTCATCGCGCAAACCGAAGGCTTTCTGGCGGCGATTCCGTATTACGCGCGCTATCCGTATGAGGTTCACATCTGGGCGAAGCGCGACGGCGTTCATTCATTAACGCAAATGACACCGGCGGAACGCGGCGAACTCGCGGCGATTTTGAAGAACATCACGCTGCGTTACGAGAATTTGTGGCCGGATGCGAAATATGGTTTCCCGACGCTGATGCTCATGCAGCAGCTTTCCAAATTGGATGGCGTGGAAAAATATCGTTTTCACATCGAGTTGCTGCCGTTGCAGCGCAGTGTCGATAAGTTGAAATATCGCGCGTGCATCGAAAGCGGAACCGGCGCGTTTCTCAACGACGCGCTGCCTGAGAATCAGGCTGCCGAATTGCGACAAAGCGTGCCACACGAAGTCGAATTGCCGTCGATTACCTTTGCTTAA
- a CDS encoding DoxX family protein, whose amino-acid sequence MKPLRLSCGVLFLLTGTLKLFVMESFADVLRQTGTPLPQLFAVAVPLAEIGGGAALLKNAFVRPVAAVLAMNMLFAILLVGVPGLRGERFRAGGFTIGGEAWRVPLEIGLLCGLVALAARRK is encoded by the coding sequence ATGAAGCCTCTTCGTTTGTCGTGTGGCGTCCTATTTTTACTCACCGGAACGCTCAAGCTGTTTGTGATGGAAAGCTTCGCCGACGTGCTGCGACAAACCGGAACGCCCTTGCCGCAACTGTTTGCGGTTGCGGTTCCTCTTGCTGAGATTGGCGGAGGTGCGGCGTTGCTCAAGAACGCTTTTGTGCGTCCGGTTGCGGCAGTTCTCGCGATGAATATGCTTTTTGCCATTCTCCTTGTCGGCGTGCCGGGGTTGCGCGGCGAACGCTTTCGTGCTGGAGGCTTCACGATTGGCGGCGAAGCGTGGCGAGTTCCCTTGGAAATCGGATTGTTGTGCGGCCTCGTCGCGCTGGCTGCTCGTCGCAAATAG
- a CDS encoding glycosyltransferase family 2 protein, whose amino-acid sequence MPEVLAEFVPHLFSYEKIDAPMKVTLALLAYNEADAIEKTVREAAAHMTKQFAPDAWEILVIDDGSRDATPAVLERLAKEFSALRVYTHAPNRGYVEATRSAIREAKGEFVCVFDGDGQQTAADVPRFVQKLASGCDVVFGWKKQRFDPAERLVLSRGLRLCARYFLHTRLHDINAGCRGFRRSHAAIFLDIRHKINFIGPELYTRARLADLKIAEIVVRHAPREGGESSHPLGKIPGEVMQVIRYLRALRGELRAANKWRRFL is encoded by the coding sequence ATGCCCGAAGTTCTCGCGGAGTTCGTGCCGCATTTGTTCTCTTATGAGAAAATTGACGCACCGATGAAAGTGACTTTGGCCTTGCTGGCCTACAACGAGGCGGACGCAATCGAGAAAACCGTGCGTGAAGCCGCCGCGCACATGACGAAACAATTCGCCCCGGACGCGTGGGAAATTCTCGTCATCGACGATGGTTCGCGCGACGCAACTCCTGCTGTTCTCGAACGGCTTGCAAAAGAGTTCTCCGCCTTGCGCGTTTATACACATGCGCCGAATCGCGGGTATGTCGAAGCGACTCGCAGCGCAATTCGGGAAGCAAAAGGCGAATTCGTTTGCGTCTTCGACGGCGACGGCCAGCAAACCGCTGCCGATGTGCCGCGTTTTGTTCAGAAATTGGCAAGCGGTTGTGACGTTGTGTTCGGTTGGAAAAAGCAGCGCTTCGATCCGGCAGAACGGCTGGTTCTCTCGCGCGGTTTGCGATTGTGCGCGCGTTATTTTCTGCACACGCGCCTGCACGACATCAACGCCGGATGTCGCGGATTTCGCCGTTCGCACGCTGCCATTTTTCTCGACATTCGCCACAAGATTAACTTCATCGGGCCAGAGCTTTACACGCGTGCGCGTTTGGCCGATTTGAAAATCGCCGAAATCGTGGTGCGCCATGCACCGCGCGAAGGCGGAGAGTCGTCGCATCCGCTGGGCAAGATTCCCGGCGAAGTAATGCAAGTGATTAGATACCTGCGCGCCCTGCGCGGCGAGCTACGCGCAGCGAACAAATGGCGGCGTTTCTTGTAA
- a CDS encoding flippase activity-associated protein Agl23 yields the protein MAQRPLPSQTIEKPLPFVPLACGIALVAVLLRLLFLGAAVFHPDEAIHAHYSWNFLAYRYDPVYHGPLLYHLVALVLHSPLGDSDATARLVPALMGTGVVLLTLFSARRWIGEKPALAAALILAISPVMTAYSRRLIHDSLVWMLTFGLVLYFQQARETRSNSWEGREARIGVAILLACFLATKANSFFIIAMLLSFWLCTVLRSQSTVELEGTSWLPVSLFGVVGVASVFAIRGGEAEKTNELMLAATAVICCALLWEWLRRAPREETAKDANASFDWLSPVLAFGAGLFIFVFLYGRGYTWLREGFTNEKFVEVCEAMPRMIDYWRGQQGKPRLAGPHDYHIVLALIYELPIVVAGVGGIVRASRVRTPFTDLLLWWCFTSFALYAIANEKVPWLLSHQLLPLALLGGVWLGTLKWREVQIPLALAGAVFLVRGVVATSFARPGDRQEPLFYAQTGDAFGDAFRKALDESVWKNAKPPTTPAPPAKGLWLQSDRQWPPAWYVRHTVARANVVPSYEKHPAVGLPGEFDGVMAVMPLDGTAESPGWNQLHREKFPGWRTWSATGKNAPGVVTTTEFLLWPRASWPALRPDRFARWWLTREATKENGVLSEWNSTPAVVATKK from the coding sequence ATGGCACAGCGACCATTGCCCTCTCAAACTATTGAAAAGCCGTTGCCATTTGTGCCGCTTGCGTGCGGCATTGCTCTTGTTGCAGTTCTGCTACGCCTGTTGTTTTTAGGCGCGGCTGTATTTCATCCCGACGAAGCGATTCACGCGCATTACAGTTGGAATTTTCTCGCCTATCGCTACGATCCGGTGTATCACGGGCCGCTGCTTTATCACCTTGTCGCCTTGGTTCTTCATTCGCCGCTTGGCGACAGCGATGCAACCGCGCGGCTCGTTCCCGCTCTCATGGGAACGGGCGTTGTCCTCTTAACGCTTTTTTCCGCGCGCCGCTGGATTGGCGAAAAACCTGCGCTCGCTGCTGCGCTCATCCTCGCCATTTCGCCCGTCATGACGGCTTACAGTCGCCGTCTAATTCACGATTCGCTCGTGTGGATGCTGACGTTTGGCCTTGTGCTGTACTTTCAGCAGGCGCGCGAAACGCGGTCGAACAGCTGGGAGGGGAGGGAAGCGCGCATCGGCGTCGCGATTTTGCTTGCATGCTTTTTGGCGACCAAAGCAAATTCGTTCTTTATCATCGCGATGCTCTTGTCGTTCTGGCTTTGCACCGTTTTGCGTTCGCAGAGTACGGTCGAATTGGAAGGTACTTCGTGGCTGCCGGTTTCTCTGTTCGGCGTTGTAGGCGTTGCCTCAGTTTTTGCGATTCGCGGTGGCGAAGCAGAGAAAACCAACGAGTTGATGCTCGCTGCGACGGCTGTTATCTGTTGCGCTTTGCTGTGGGAATGGCTGCGTCGCGCGCCGCGTGAAGAAACTGCGAAGGATGCGAATGCCTCGTTCGATTGGCTTTCGCCTGTGTTGGCATTCGGCGCAGGGCTGTTTATTTTCGTGTTTCTTTACGGACGCGGTTACACATGGCTGCGCGAAGGCTTCACGAACGAAAAGTTTGTCGAAGTGTGCGAAGCGATGCCGCGCATGATCGACTACTGGCGCGGGCAACAGGGCAAGCCGCGCCTCGCCGGGCCGCACGATTATCACATCGTCCTCGCGCTGATTTACGAACTACCGATTGTCGTCGCAGGAGTCGGCGGCATCGTACGCGCGAGTCGGGTGCGAACGCCGTTCACCGATTTGCTGCTCTGGTGGTGCTTCACGTCGTTTGCGCTTTACGCCATCGCCAACGAGAAAGTGCCGTGGCTGCTTTCGCACCAATTGTTGCCGCTCGCTTTGCTGGGCGGCGTATGGCTGGGAACTTTGAAGTGGCGCGAAGTGCAAATCCCTCTTGCTCTGGCCGGTGCGGTTTTTCTGGTGCGCGGCGTTGTCGCCACGAGCTTTGCGCGGCCCGGCGACAGGCAAGAACCGCTTTTCTACGCCCAAACCGGCGATGCGTTTGGCGATGCGTTTCGTAAAGCACTCGATGAAAGCGTGTGGAAAAATGCCAAACCACCGACAACACCTGCGCCGCCCGCCAAAGGCTTATGGCTGCAATCGGACAGACAGTGGCCTCCCGCGTGGTATGTGCGGCACACGGTTGCGCGCGCCAACGTCGTACCTTCGTATGAAAAACATCCGGCCGTTGGCTTACCCGGCGAATTCGACGGTGTGATGGCCGTGATGCCGCTCGACGGCACTGCTGAGTCGCCCGGTTGGAACCAGTTGCACAGAGAAAAATTCCCCGGGTGGCGCACCTGGAGCGCGACAGGGAAAAACGCGCCCGGCGTCGTCACGACGACCGAATTCTTGCTGTGGCCGCGCGCGTCATGGCCTGCGCTTCGCCCCGACCGATTTGCGCGTTGGTGGCTGACACGCGAGGCAACCAAGGAAAACGGCGTGCTCTCCGAATGGAATAGCACGCCCGCGGTTGTAGCAACCAAAAAATAA
- a CDS encoding HNH endonuclease, whose protein sequence is MDTGVLVLNHNYEPLNICSLHRGLVLMVMDKAEVLRFSDDIVTSAGGETLLVPSVLRLKEFVKRPTPRLKMSRKSILARDDHTCQYCGSKTSLTIDHVFPRHRGGETTWENLVCCCFRCNNKKGPLTPQEANMRLPRPPRKPRYVPYISFPRFINAMRQSEWRDYLEGYGKGLEDRF, encoded by the coding sequence ATGGACACGGGTGTTTTAGTTCTGAATCACAATTACGAACCGCTCAACATTTGCAGCCTGCATCGCGGGCTGGTGCTGATGGTGATGGATAAAGCCGAAGTCTTGCGCTTCAGCGACGACATTGTGACGAGCGCGGGCGGCGAAACCTTGCTGGTGCCTTCGGTCTTGCGCTTGAAAGAATTCGTCAAGCGCCCGACGCCGCGCCTCAAAATGTCGCGCAAAAGCATCCTCGCGCGCGACGACCACACCTGCCAGTACTGCGGCTCCAAAACCAGCCTCACCATCGACCACGTTTTTCCGCGCCATCGCGGGGGCGAAACGACGTGGGAAAATCTCGTGTGCTGCTGCTTCCGTTGCAATAACAAGAAAGGCCCGCTGACGCCGCAAGAAGCGAATATGCGTTTGCCGCGCCCGCCGCGCAAGCCGCGTTACGTGCCGTATATTTCGTTTCCGCGCTTCATCAACGCGATGCGGCAAAGCGAATGGCGCGATTACCTCGAAGGCTACGGCAAGGGTTTGGAAGACAGGTTCTAA
- a CDS encoding tetratricopeptide repeat protein: MTEVPQKNPVRAELASDLSALQRAEKAGSLVMAARVHSRKGRRDEARAALREALKLMPTDAGALELLGDMFLEEGEQNKAIAVFQKGLEHHPKHLAFEEKIAIAKLDLAEMESDKIRRQLFLEQGDTEKWRDKNPGLAASLSVVLPGAGQFYSDEYERGAVFLGVAIVSFAAWFWPLTSAMARVTEAIPSGSQVAMGEVASRAFADMGSFGKSFIYLMILVWLLTYVVSAWDAARGVNAAIEARKRGLGIE; the protein is encoded by the coding sequence ATGACAGAAGTACCGCAGAAAAATCCGGTTCGCGCCGAACTCGCCTCCGACTTGTCGGCTTTGCAGCGCGCCGAGAAAGCCGGCTCGCTCGTGATGGCGGCGCGCGTTCACAGCCGCAAAGGGCGGCGCGATGAAGCGCGTGCGGCGCTGCGCGAAGCCTTGAAGCTGATGCCGACCGATGCCGGTGCGCTCGAATTGCTCGGCGATATGTTTCTGGAAGAAGGCGAGCAAAACAAAGCGATTGCAGTTTTTCAGAAAGGCTTGGAGCATCACCCGAAGCATCTGGCGTTTGAAGAAAAGATCGCGATTGCCAAGCTCGATCTGGCCGAAATGGAGTCGGACAAAATTCGCCGTCAGTTGTTTTTGGAACAAGGCGACACCGAAAAATGGCGCGACAAAAACCCGGGTTTGGCCGCGTCGCTTTCGGTTGTTCTTCCCGGCGCGGGCCAGTTTTACAGTGACGAATATGAACGCGGCGCAGTGTTTCTCGGTGTTGCGATTGTTTCGTTTGCAGCATGGTTCTGGCCTCTGACATCGGCCATGGCGCGCGTAACGGAAGCTATTCCCTCAGGCTCACAGGTGGCGATGGGCGAAGTCGCTTCGCGCGCCTTTGCCGATATGGGCAGTTTTGGAAAGTCGTTTATTTATCTGATGATTCTCGTCTGGCTGTTGACGTACGTCGTTTCAGCATGGGACGCAGCGCGCGGTGTGAACGCAGCCATCGAAGCGCGAAAACGGGGTCTGGGAATCGAGTAG
- the rsfS gene encoding ribosome silencing factor, translating to MTEEITELSADAATASEEKMRLLCEAADDQKAHGITVLDVRGQTIVADFFVICDGTSVTHIQSITEGVKDKLRERARLRAKPEGDALSYWMILDYGDLIMHVFSEETREFYDLENLWSDAKVSTYENGVFTERKDEEVEAGTDAA from the coding sequence ATGACCGAAGAAATTACCGAATTATCCGCCGATGCGGCGACCGCCAGTGAAGAAAAAATGCGGCTGCTTTGTGAAGCCGCTGACGACCAGAAAGCGCATGGCATCACCGTTCTCGACGTGCGCGGCCAAACCATTGTCGCCGACTTTTTTGTCATCTGCGATGGCACATCGGTGACGCACATCCAGAGCATCACCGAAGGCGTGAAAGACAAGTTGCGCGAACGTGCGCGCTTGCGTGCCAAGCCTGAAGGCGACGCTCTTTCCTACTGGATGATCCTCGATTACGGCGACCTGATTATGCACGTTTTCTCTGAAGAAACGCGCGAATTTTACGACTTGGAAAACTTGTGGAGCGACGCCAAAGTTTCGACTTACGAAAACGGCGTCTTCACCGAACGCAAAGACGAAGAAGTCGAAGCCGGCACAGACGCCGCTTAA
- the nadD gene encoding nicotinate-nucleotide adenylyltransferase, with protein MKRLGIMGGTFDPIHFGHLFIAEEARLRCGLDKVLWIPNNVPAHREGKVAAVDSETRARLTQIGIRDNAAFELSRIELERPGRSFLFDTLNELQEMYVETELFFICGADSMRDVLTWYRGAELFDLCTFVAASRPGIERVTAMANLSPEQNARVVWLDVPGLHIASRDIRERVQNRLPIRYLVPDAVEREIRLHSLYQPQTTKGIE; from the coding sequence GTGAAACGTTTGGGAATTATGGGCGGCACGTTCGACCCGATTCATTTCGGGCACTTGTTTATTGCCGAGGAAGCGCGCCTGCGGTGCGGTTTGGATAAGGTGCTGTGGATTCCCAACAATGTTCCGGCCCATCGCGAAGGCAAGGTTGCGGCGGTAGACAGCGAAACGCGGGCGCGGCTCACACAAATCGGAATCAGGGATAACGCAGCGTTTGAATTATCGAGAATCGAACTGGAGCGGCCCGGACGTTCGTTCTTATTCGATACCTTGAACGAACTTCAGGAAATGTATGTCGAGACCGAGCTGTTTTTCATCTGTGGCGCCGATTCGATGCGCGACGTTTTGACATGGTATCGCGGCGCGGAACTGTTTGACTTGTGTACATTTGTGGCGGCGTCGCGTCCCGGCATCGAACGCGTGACGGCGATGGCGAATTTATCGCCGGAGCAAAACGCGCGCGTGGTGTGGCTGGATGTGCCTGGCTTGCATATTGCCTCGCGCGACATCCGCGAGCGTGTGCAGAATCGGCTTCCAATTCGCTACTTGGTGCCCGATGCGGTGGAACGCGAAATTCGTTTGCACAGTCTTTATCAACCGCAAACGACGAAAGGAATAGAATGA